A window from Aliamphritea hakodatensis encodes these proteins:
- a CDS encoding GntR family transcriptional regulator, with protein MTQISPQNPNGNSVKSAVKKSRKAGKTQDEIVYAHIFDAILEQRLAPGTKLNEESLGEIFGVSRTIVRRALSRLGHEQVVNLRPNKGAIVACPSIEEARQIVFARRVVEKAVTELVVDNALDAQIDNLKQMVLDEQACFARGDRGAGIRLSGEFHLQLAEMADNPPLLSFQRSLVSQCSLIIAQYESGSKSHCSYDEHFELIDAIRQRNKPLALQLMQHHLDHIENKLKLDDEVSSDDLRAIFADVVSDK; from the coding sequence ATGACACAGATTTCTCCACAAAATCCGAACGGAAATTCGGTAAAAAGTGCGGTTAAAAAATCCCGGAAAGCGGGAAAAACCCAGGATGAGATTGTCTATGCACATATCTTTGATGCGATTCTGGAGCAGCGTCTGGCACCGGGAACCAAATTAAATGAAGAGTCTTTGGGTGAGATTTTTGGCGTAAGCCGGACCATTGTGCGCCGGGCATTATCCCGTTTGGGCCATGAGCAGGTGGTGAATCTGCGGCCGAACAAAGGTGCCATAGTTGCCTGCCCTAGCATTGAAGAAGCCCGGCAGATCGTTTTTGCCCGCCGGGTGGTTGAAAAGGCGGTCACCGAACTGGTGGTGGATAACGCACTGGATGCCCAGATTGATAATCTTAAGCAGATGGTGCTGGATGAACAGGCCTGTTTTGCCAGAGGCGACCGGGGCGCGGGTATCCGTTTGTCCGGTGAGTTCCACCTGCAGCTGGCTGAAATGGCTGATAACCCGCCGTTGCTGAGCTTCCAGCGCAGTCTGGTGTCGCAATGTTCACTGATCATCGCGCAGTATGAAAGCGGTTCGAAGTCTCACTGCTCATATGATGAACATTTTGAGCTGATCGACGCCATCCGGCAGCGCAATAAGCCGCTGGCGCTGCAACTGATGCAGCATCATCTGGATCATATCGAAAACAAACTGAAGCTGGATGACGAGGTATCGTCCGATGATCTGCGGGCAATCTTTGCCGACGTTGTTAGCGATAAGTAA
- the uraH gene encoding hydroxyisourate hydrolase, whose protein sequence is MGYLTTHVLDSAHGCPGSDIPVTLYRIDGERTLLAERHTNDDGRCDSPILEGSDFVAGVYELVFRVGDYYRGKGLSLPEPAFLDEVVLRFGIADEDEHYHVPLLISPYSYSTYRGS, encoded by the coding sequence ATGGGCTACTTAACAACCCACGTACTGGATTCTGCACATGGCTGTCCGGGCAGTGATATTCCGGTCACGCTGTACCGGATCGATGGCGAACGGACATTGCTGGCGGAGCGTCATACCAATGACGACGGCCGCTGTGACAGCCCGATTCTGGAAGGCAGTGACTTTGTGGCCGGTGTGTATGAGCTGGTTTTCCGGGTGGGGGATTATTACCGGGGTAAAGGCCTGTCGTTACCGGAGCCGGCTTTTCTGGATGAGGTGGTGCTGCGTTTCGGTATAGCCGATGAAGATGAGCACTATCACGTACCACTGCTGATCTCACCGTACAGCTATTCCACCTACCGGGGCAGCTGA
- a CDS encoding ureidoglycolate lyase has protein sequence MLTLKPQPLTAEAFAPYGDVIETRDRDFFMINKGNTRRYHRLADVSLGKAEDTAIISIFTTHAYPMPMPVSMLERHPLGSQAFIPLNGEPFLIVVAPPGDTPEVSKIQAFITDGQQGINYHTGVWHHPVISCAADDSFLVIDRAGEGHNCDEHEFPADIAIELLPA, from the coding sequence ATGCTTACACTGAAACCACAACCCTTAACCGCCGAAGCCTTTGCACCGTACGGCGATGTGATTGAAACCCGCGACCGGGATTTCTTCATGATCAATAAGGGTAATACTCGGCGCTACCACCGTCTGGCGGATGTCAGCCTGGGCAAAGCGGAAGATACGGCGATCATCAGTATCTTCACTACCCATGCGTATCCGATGCCGATGCCTGTCAGCATGCTGGAACGTCACCCGCTGGGCAGTCAGGCTTTTATCCCGCTGAACGGTGAGCCTTTTCTGATTGTGGTCGCGCCCCCCGGTGATACCCCTGAGGTCAGCAAGATTCAGGCATTCATCACCGACGGCCAGCAAGGCATTAACTATCACACAGGGGTCTGGCATCACCCGGTGATCAGCTGCGCGGCAGACGACAGCTTTCTGGTCATCGACCGGGCCGGTGAAGGCCACAACTGTGACGAACATGAATTTCCGGCAGACATTGCCATAGAGCTGCTACCGGCCTGA
- a CDS encoding NCS2 family permease encodes MQQDQQALREERGLLDRFFRLSEHKTNIKTELIAGLTTFVTMGYIIFVNPNIMSDAGMDHGAVFVATCIGAAIACFLMGLYANWPVGLAPGMGLNAFFTYTVVAEMGYDWQVALGAVFISGILFVIMSFYKIREWLLNSIPTSLKFAMTAGVGLFLGLIGLKTAGIVVDNPATLLSMGTFLEPSTLLAAVCFLMISVLAYHNIFGAVLISILAVTGIGLTMDLVQYNGIVSAPPSIAPTLMALDIMGALNISMVSIILAFLFVNMFDTAGTLMGVATKANLIRKDGYIENLSKALKADSSSSAIGALFGCPPVTSYVESASGVAAGGRTGLTAVTVGCLFLAAMFLAPLAGMIPAYATAGALIYVAMLMMTGMKQINWDDTTDAIPAIVTVIMMPLTFSIANGIAMGFITYTAMKLFTGRRDEISLSIYVLTGIFISKFIFL; translated from the coding sequence ATTCAGCAAGACCAGCAAGCACTGAGAGAAGAACGCGGTTTACTCGACCGTTTTTTCCGCCTCAGTGAACACAAAACCAATATCAAGACCGAGCTAATCGCCGGTTTAACCACCTTTGTAACCATGGGTTACATCATCTTCGTTAACCCCAACATCATGTCTGATGCGGGTATGGATCACGGTGCCGTCTTTGTCGCCACCTGTATCGGCGCGGCAATTGCCTGCTTCCTGATGGGGCTGTACGCCAACTGGCCCGTCGGCCTCGCCCCCGGAATGGGGTTAAACGCGTTCTTCACCTACACCGTCGTTGCTGAAATGGGCTATGACTGGCAGGTCGCACTGGGTGCGGTATTCATTTCCGGCATACTGTTCGTCATTATGAGCTTCTATAAAATTCGCGAGTGGCTGCTCAACAGCATCCCCACCAGCCTGAAGTTCGCAATGACCGCCGGGGTCGGTTTATTCCTGGGCCTGATCGGTCTGAAAACCGCCGGTATCGTGGTGGACAATCCCGCTACCCTGTTGTCCATGGGCACCTTCCTGGAACCCTCTACATTACTGGCTGCGGTCTGCTTCCTGATGATCTCTGTGCTGGCGTACCATAATATCTTCGGTGCGGTACTCATCAGCATCCTGGCCGTGACCGGCATTGGCCTGACAATGGATCTGGTGCAGTACAACGGCATCGTGTCCGCACCGCCAAGCATTGCCCCCACCCTGATGGCACTGGACATCATGGGTGCGCTGAACATCAGTATGGTCAGCATCATTCTTGCCTTCCTGTTTGTGAATATGTTCGATACAGCAGGCACCCTGATGGGCGTGGCAACCAAGGCAAATCTGATCCGTAAAGACGGTTACATCGAAAACCTGAGCAAGGCACTGAAAGCCGACAGCAGCTCCAGCGCCATCGGGGCACTGTTCGGTTGCCCGCCGGTGACCAGTTATGTGGAAAGTGCCTCCGGTGTTGCTGCCGGTGGCCGTACCGGCCTGACAGCCGTCACGGTTGGCTGCCTGTTCCTGGCAGCGATGTTCCTGGCACCGCTGGCCGGTATGATCCCTGCCTACGCCACCGCCGGTGCACTGATCTATGTCGCCATGCTGATGATGACCGGCATGAAACAGATCAACTGGGATGACACCACCGATGCGATTCCGGCCATCGTTACCGTGATCATGATGCCGCTGACCTTCTCAATCGCCAACGGTATCGCGATGGGCTTCATTACCTATACCGCCATGAAGTTGTTCACCGGTCGCCGTGATGAGATTTCCCTGAGTATCTATGTGCTGACAGGTATCTTCATCAGTAAATTTATATTCCTTTAA
- a CDS encoding LysE family translocator → MNIETWLLFCSASMLVILVPGPLSLLMVANSINYGLLRSTPAFAGGVSASLILLTASATGLGALLLASENLFTAIRYAGAAYLIYLGYQAWQSARRAEGAGQLKSSRPGFAGMFWRAFSLGISNPKDILFFVAFLPQFIDPASAFLPQLITMIVSWCVLDLVCKLFYGGGAQLVAPWLQKSRGVQIFNRISAGIFVTAGGAVLLK, encoded by the coding sequence ATGAACATCGAAACCTGGTTACTTTTTTGCTCAGCCTCCATGCTGGTAATTCTGGTCCCGGGGCCACTGTCGTTGCTGATGGTGGCGAACAGTATTAATTATGGTCTGTTGCGCAGTACACCGGCCTTTGCAGGCGGAGTAAGTGCTTCCTTAATTCTGCTTACCGCCTCGGCAACCGGCCTCGGAGCCCTGCTGCTGGCCTCTGAGAATCTCTTTACGGCTATCCGCTATGCCGGTGCGGCCTATCTGATTTATCTTGGCTATCAGGCCTGGCAGAGCGCCAGACGGGCTGAGGGCGCCGGCCAGCTGAAGAGCTCCCGGCCGGGCTTTGCCGGCATGTTCTGGCGGGCTTTCAGCCTGGGGATCAGTAACCCCAAAGACATTCTGTTCTTTGTGGCCTTCCTGCCTCAGTTCATCGACCCGGCCAGTGCCTTCCTGCCCCAGCTGATCACCATGATTGTCAGCTGGTGCGTATTGGATCTGGTCTGCAAACTGTTTTACGGCGGCGGTGCGCAACTGGTGGCCCCCTGGCTGCAAAAAAGCCGGGGCGTACAGATATTCAACCGAATCAGTGCGGGCATTTTTGTCACCGCCGGCGGCGCTGTCCTGCTGAAATAG
- the alc gene encoding allantoicase, translating to MTQDFLKYINLADARLGSKAIYVTDDWFADVNRMLQPEAPVWKEGVFDDNGKWMDGWESRRKRFEGYDYTTIRLGVPGVIKGVDIDTCHFTGNFPPSASLEACFCPDGDPSDEQQWHEILPAVSLQGNSQHLHSISDDRPWTHLRFNIYPDGGVARLRVYGLPHRDWSAQSADEQVDLAASLNGGRALACSDEHFGTMSNILNPGRGVNMGDGWETARRRTPGNDWVIVALGHPGEIERIVVDTLHFKGNYPDSCSIQAAFVKGGTDEQIETQSLFWKELLPSQKLEMHQEHEFAEQIAALGPVTHVRLNIFPDGGVSRLRLFGKVANTDR from the coding sequence ATGACTCAAGACTTTTTAAAATACATCAATCTGGCAGACGCCCGCCTGGGCAGTAAAGCGATCTACGTCACCGATGACTGGTTTGCCGACGTAAACCGAATGCTGCAGCCTGAAGCGCCGGTGTGGAAAGAAGGTGTATTCGATGACAACGGAAAATGGATGGACGGCTGGGAATCCCGCCGCAAGCGCTTCGAAGGCTATGACTACACCACCATCCGTCTGGGGGTACCCGGGGTGATTAAAGGGGTGGACATTGATACCTGCCACTTTACCGGTAACTTTCCGCCATCCGCATCACTGGAAGCCTGCTTCTGCCCGGACGGTGATCCGTCTGATGAGCAACAGTGGCATGAAATCCTGCCGGCAGTCAGCCTGCAGGGTAACAGCCAGCACCTGCACAGCATCAGCGATGACCGCCCGTGGACCCACCTGCGCTTTAACATCTACCCGGACGGCGGGGTTGCCCGCCTGCGGGTATACGGCCTGCCACACCGCGACTGGTCGGCCCAGAGCGCCGATGAACAGGTTGATCTGGCGGCATCTCTGAACGGTGGCCGGGCACTGGCCTGCAGCGATGAGCACTTCGGCACCATGAGCAACATCCTTAACCCGGGCCGTGGCGTCAACATGGGCGATGGCTGGGAAACTGCCCGTCGCCGTACGCCGGGCAATGACTGGGTTATCGTCGCACTGGGACACCCGGGCGAGATCGAACGCATTGTCGTCGACACCCTGCACTTCAAGGGTAACTACCCGGACAGCTGCTCCATTCAGGCGGCCTTTGTCAAAGGCGGTACTGACGAGCAAATCGAAACCCAGAGCCTGTTCTGGAAAGAACTGCTGCCATCCCAGAAACTGGAAATGCATCAGGAGCATGAGTTCGCGGAACAGATCGCTGCACTGGGGCCGGTTACCCACGTGCGCCTGAACATCTTCCCGGACGGCGGCGTCAGCCGGTTACGTTTATTCGGCAAGGTCGCCAATACTGACCGTTAA
- a CDS encoding phosphate/phosphite/phosphonate ABC transporter substrate-binding protein gives MKHAVLCLFLCLGSLPAGLQAAEPLTLFVSSAEGGAISGRRLHNLSRYLNQQGCPVSDIKTAAAFPDDLNAQLVFAPLEHEFSSGYQPLLNLQVLNGAELSASVLVRGSTAVPDLKALSGVRIAFLSPESVTGYLLARDLFTSVGVEHKADRITYTRTSVGAMSLLLHKDVFAAVIATPLADKWRRDNDLQLVGVTEAVNPGALWSKNLSPALQASCRTAFLELSDGSRSSKKLLKIFPGWLQGFTEPQ, from the coding sequence ATGAAACACGCTGTACTTTGTCTGTTCCTGTGTCTGGGCAGTTTACCGGCCGGGCTGCAGGCCGCTGAACCGCTAACCCTGTTTGTCAGCTCGGCAGAAGGCGGGGCTATATCCGGGCGCAGGTTGCACAACTTAAGCCGCTATCTGAACCAGCAGGGTTGTCCGGTGAGCGATATCAAAACAGCGGCAGCATTTCCTGACGACCTGAATGCACAGCTGGTGTTTGCACCCCTTGAGCATGAATTCAGTTCCGGTTATCAGCCGTTGCTGAATCTGCAGGTGCTTAACGGTGCGGAGCTGTCGGCCAGTGTTCTGGTGCGGGGATCGACAGCAGTACCGGACCTTAAGGCGCTGTCAGGTGTGCGGATTGCATTTTTATCGCCGGAATCGGTGACCGGTTATCTGCTGGCCCGAGACCTGTTTACCTCTGTCGGTGTGGAACATAAAGCTGACCGGATTACCTATACCCGTACCAGCGTCGGTGCAATGTCCCTGTTGCTGCATAAGGATGTCTTTGCCGCCGTGATTGCCACGCCGCTGGCGGATAAATGGCGTCGGGATAATGATCTGCAGCTGGTGGGCGTCACTGAAGCGGTTAACCCCGGCGCGCTGTGGAGTAAGAATCTGTCACCGGCGTTACAGGCCAGTTGTCGGACGGCATTTCTTGAGCTGTCGGACGGCAGCCGCAGCAGTAAAAAGTTACTGAAGATTTTCCCTGGCTGGCTGCAGGGGTTTACTGAGCCTCAGTAA
- the cfa gene encoding cyclopropane fatty acyl phospholipid synthase yields the protein MMNDKDICSSGPADMSGQTPPFSPPSPLESYFTSQLSSVGITVNGSNPWDPQVHNPALWLRILKQGTVGLGEAYMEGWWDCISVEELIRRILEAGLDPHFTGRRIPLKEWFSATLFNRQSVKRAFQVGEQHYDAGNDLYEAMLDPTMAYSCGYWKDTTDLHQAQLNKLRLTCHKAQLSAGEHVLDIGCGWGSFAELAAREYGVRVCGITVSEQQEKLARERCRGLPVSIRLLDYRSLQGQYDKAVSIGMFEHVGPKNYLTYMHTVHNCLKDEGIFVLHTIGSDTRHQGTDPWIDKYIFPNGAIPALSEISAAAEPWFVIEDVHNFGQDYATTLRAWHHNFEQHWPQLQASYSEQFYRMWSYYLKTCTAAFQSRSLQLYQLVLRKRLVPLPRYQSPR from the coding sequence ATGATGAATGATAAGGATATCTGTTCGTCCGGCCCTGCGGACATGTCCGGCCAGACGCCGCCGTTTTCCCCGCCCTCACCGCTGGAATCGTACTTCACCTCACAGCTGAGCAGCGTCGGGATCACCGTTAACGGTTCCAACCCCTGGGACCCGCAAGTGCATAACCCGGCGCTCTGGCTACGGATTCTGAAACAGGGCACAGTCGGGCTGGGCGAAGCTTATATGGAAGGATGGTGGGACTGTATCAGCGTCGAAGAACTGATTCGCCGTATTTTAGAAGCCGGGCTGGACCCACACTTTACCGGACGCCGGATCCCCCTGAAGGAATGGTTCAGCGCCACCCTGTTTAACCGGCAGTCTGTGAAACGCGCTTTTCAGGTCGGCGAACAACATTACGACGCCGGAAATGATCTCTATGAAGCCATGCTGGACCCGACCATGGCGTACTCCTGTGGCTACTGGAAAGACACCACCGATCTGCATCAGGCGCAACTGAATAAATTACGGCTGACCTGCCACAAAGCTCAGCTGTCCGCTGGCGAACATGTCCTGGACATAGGCTGTGGCTGGGGCAGCTTTGCAGAGCTGGCGGCCCGGGAATACGGGGTGCGGGTGTGTGGCATTACCGTCTCGGAGCAACAGGAGAAGCTGGCCCGGGAACGCTGCAGGGGGCTGCCGGTGAGTATCCGGTTGCTGGACTACCGCAGCCTGCAGGGGCAATACGATAAAGCAGTATCAATCGGCATGTTTGAGCACGTCGGACCGAAAAATTACCTTACCTATATGCACACTGTTCATAACTGCCTGAAGGATGAAGGCATCTTTGTACTCCACACCATTGGCAGCGATACCCGTCATCAGGGCACCGATCCCTGGATTGATAAATACATTTTCCCCAACGGCGCCATTCCGGCGCTCAGCGAGATCAGTGCTGCTGCAGAACCCTGGTTTGTGATTGAGGATGTGCATAACTTTGGTCAGGATTACGCCACCACACTGCGCGCCTGGCATCACAACTTTGAACAACACTGGCCACAGCTGCAGGCAAGCTACAGCGAACAGTTTTACCGCATGTGGTCCTACTACCTGAAAACCTGTACGGCAGCATTTCAGAGCCGCAGCCTGCAGCTTTATCAACTGGTACTGCGCAAACGGCTGGTGCCCCTGCCCCGCTACCAGAGCCCCAGATGA
- a CDS encoding urate hydroxylase PuuD: MDPHIIEWLNLAVRWVHMITGVAWIGASFYFVWLENHLERSNPREGLSGDLWAIHGGGIYHLEKYTLAPPQMPEKLHWFKWEAYATWLSGVTLLAVVYYLNAKLYLVAPGSDLSSAAAIGMGVASLVVGWFVYDLLCDSPLGKKPALLGAILFILLIAAAWGLSQVFSGRGAFIHVGAIIGTIMVGNVFRIIMPAQRALVSAIEAGQQPDPALPAKGLLRSRHNNYFTLPVLFIMISNHFPSTYGHEYNWLILAGIAAISVLVRHYFNTRHLTQKFAWTLPAGALGMICLAFVVAPKQAAQSSPAVSAQVVHEIISERCSVCHSDTPSYPGFTSPPGGFVLDTIEQISQKSAQIEAQAITTKAMPLGNITQMTQAERDQIAAWISAGKPE, translated from the coding sequence ATGGATCCCCATATCATAGAGTGGTTAAACCTGGCGGTACGCTGGGTACACATGATCACCGGCGTTGCCTGGATAGGTGCGTCCTTTTATTTTGTCTGGCTGGAGAACCATCTGGAACGCAGCAATCCCCGCGAAGGTTTGTCTGGCGATCTCTGGGCGATTCATGGCGGCGGGATTTATCATCTGGAAAAATACACACTGGCACCGCCGCAAATGCCGGAAAAGCTGCACTGGTTTAAATGGGAAGCCTATGCCACCTGGCTGTCGGGCGTTACCCTGCTGGCGGTGGTTTACTACCTGAACGCCAAGCTGTATCTGGTTGCCCCCGGTTCTGATTTAAGTTCTGCGGCTGCCATCGGTATGGGTGTTGCCAGCCTGGTGGTTGGCTGGTTCGTCTACGACCTGCTGTGCGATTCGCCGCTGGGTAAAAAACCAGCACTGCTCGGCGCGATCCTGTTCATTCTGCTGATTGCAGCCGCCTGGGGGCTGTCTCAGGTATTCAGCGGCCGCGGTGCCTTCATCCACGTGGGTGCCATCATAGGTACAATAATGGTGGGTAACGTCTTCCGCATTATCATGCCGGCCCAGCGGGCGCTGGTCAGCGCCATTGAAGCCGGCCAGCAACCGGACCCGGCCCTGCCGGCCAAAGGCCTGCTGCGCTCGCGCCACAATAACTACTTCACCCTGCCGGTGCTGTTTATCATGATCAGCAACCACTTTCCGAGCACCTATGGGCATGAATATAACTGGCTGATCCTGGCCGGCATTGCCGCCATCAGCGTACTGGTACGCCATTACTTCAATACCCGTCACCTGACGCAGAAGTTTGCCTGGACCTTACCGGCCGGTGCACTGGGGATGATCTGTCTGGCCTTTGTGGTGGCTCCGAAACAGGCGGCGCAGAGCAGTCCGGCGGTCAGTGCTCAGGTGGTCCATGAAATCATCAGCGAACGCTGCAGTGTCTGCCACTCGGATACCCCAAGTTATCCGGGCTTCACCAGTCCTCCCGGGGGCTTTGTACTGGATACCATTGAACAGATCTCACAGAAATCTGCACAAATAGAAGCGCAGGCCATCACTACCAAGGCCATGCCGCTGGGCAACATCACGCAAATGACTCAGGCAGAAAGGGATCAGATTGCCGCCTGGATCAGTGCCGGTAAGCCCGAGTAA
- the puuE gene encoding allantoinase PuuE translates to MNHEYPRDLIGYGNTPPDPQWPGQARIAVSFVLNYEEGGERCLLHGDNESEAFLSELPGAVPFPDARHMSMESVYEYGSRAGVWRILKLFAKHKIPLTIFAVAMAAQRYPEVIQAMHQAGHEICSHGYRWIDYQKLSKEEEQEHLYKAINILQDITGQRPQGWYTGRNSPNTRDIVMEEGGFLYDSDAYDDDLPYWVNNQGKGHLVVPYTLDSNDMRFATQQGFNSGEQFFQYLKDSFDTLYEEGEEAPKMLSIGLHCRLIGRPGRIAALRRFIEYAQSHERVWFARRVDIARHWHITHPFQANT, encoded by the coding sequence GTGAATCATGAATATCCCCGAGATCTGATCGGTTACGGTAATACCCCTCCTGATCCGCAATGGCCGGGTCAGGCGCGCATCGCCGTATCCTTTGTTCTTAACTATGAAGAAGGGGGCGAACGCTGCCTGCTTCACGGTGATAATGAATCCGAAGCTTTTTTGTCGGAACTGCCCGGCGCGGTCCCCTTCCCGGACGCCCGTCACATGAGCATGGAGTCGGTATACGAGTACGGCAGCCGTGCCGGTGTCTGGCGCATTCTTAAACTGTTCGCCAAACATAAAATTCCACTGACAATTTTTGCCGTCGCCATGGCTGCTCAGCGTTACCCGGAAGTCATTCAGGCGATGCATCAGGCAGGCCATGAGATCTGCAGCCACGGCTATCGCTGGATCGATTACCAGAAGCTCAGCAAAGAAGAAGAACAGGAACACCTGTACAAAGCCATTAACATTCTGCAGGACATCACCGGCCAGCGGCCGCAGGGCTGGTACACCGGCCGCAACAGTCCCAACACCCGGGACATTGTGATGGAGGAAGGTGGCTTCCTGTACGACAGCGACGCCTACGATGATGACCTGCCCTACTGGGTCAACAATCAGGGTAAAGGCCACCTTGTCGTCCCCTACACCCTGGACAGCAACGATATGCGCTTTGCCACCCAGCAGGGTTTTAACAGCGGTGAGCAGTTCTTCCAGTACCTGAAGGACAGCTTTGACACCCTTTATGAAGAAGGCGAAGAAGCACCGAAAATGCTGTCCATCGGCCTGCACTGCCGGCTGATTGGCCGTCCGGGACGCATCGCCGCGCTGCGCCGCTTCATTGAATACGCCCAGTCCCACGAACGGGTCTGGTTTGCCCGCCGGGTGGATATCGCCCGCCACTGGCATATCACCCACCCATTTCAGGCTAACACTTAA
- the uraD gene encoding 2-oxo-4-hydroxy-4-carboxy-5-ureidoimidazoline decarboxylase → MTQQFQHCTPGRMDRDTFVSTFADIYEHSPWVAEQTFDQGLPDDASNIEQLQQRMAAVLLSASQEAQLALINAHPDLAGKAAIAGELTEASTSEQAGAGINECTAEEFKRFTELNDAYKARFNFPFIMAVKGSNRHEILAAFETRIHNSPETEFSRALEEINKIALFRLSAM, encoded by the coding sequence ATGACTCAGCAATTTCAGCACTGCACCCCCGGCCGGATGGACCGCGACACCTTCGTCAGCACCTTTGCGGATATTTACGAACATTCCCCGTGGGTGGCCGAACAGACCTTTGATCAGGGCCTGCCGGACGATGCCAGCAACATTGAACAACTGCAGCAGCGGATGGCCGCTGTGCTGTTATCCGCCAGCCAGGAAGCTCAGCTGGCGCTGATCAATGCTCACCCGGACCTGGCGGGCAAGGCAGCCATTGCCGGAGAGCTCACCGAAGCCTCCACCTCTGAACAGGCCGGGGCCGGTATCAATGAATGTACCGCCGAAGAGTTTAAACGTTTTACCGAGTTAAACGATGCCTATAAAGCCCGTTTCAACTTTCCGTTCATCATGGCGGTAAAGGGCAGCAACCGGCACGAAATTCTGGCGGCTTTCGAAACCCGCATACACAACTCGCCGGAAACAGAGTTTTCCCGCGCACTGGAAGAAATTAACAAGATTGCCCTGTTCCGCCTCAGCGCTATGTAA